A window from Actinomycetospora corticicola encodes these proteins:
- a CDS encoding ABC transporter substrate-binding protein yields MIAARFVPVVLAAALALLVGACAAPTTGSGPADPASMVLADGYEPDDLNPLLGYGEEGASKLYDGLTALDADRQPQPNLAAAAPVAAADGLSWTVSLKPGVTFHDGTALDATDVVATYRAVLDPTKAATVASGYPMLRDVVALDPATVRFDLSSPFLLFPGRLTLPIVPAEQVAAPGPASDLALGTRPVGTGPYRLVEWRQGSSMVLEANPTYHGGAPAVRRITIVFATDDNTRAQRVAAGEFDGTVLPPALAKGIAGQAQGMVLREHASADYRTITMPFANPVTADPAIRQALNRAVNRQGMIDALLAGQGTPASTPVPPVLPEEVEPAAQFPFDPAAANAMLDAAGWVRGADGVRARGALPARFTLMYNPADTVRRDLAQAFASDARAIGVDVRLEGLGWDAIEPRMGADAVVLGGGNPFDTAFKSWQLLASANAADGFNNPGSYRNATVDQALGAALAAPDRATRAAELRRFQLAYAADPGMVFLTFLGHSYLTRDRFDGYQPVVEPHTHGTTWGPWWNVERWTPRT; encoded by the coding sequence GTGATCGCCGCCCGATTCGTCCCGGTCGTCCTCGCGGCCGCGTTGGCCCTGCTCGTGGGTGCCTGCGCCGCACCGACGACCGGCTCCGGTCCTGCCGACCCCGCGAGCATGGTGCTGGCCGACGGCTACGAGCCCGACGACCTGAACCCGCTCCTCGGCTACGGCGAGGAGGGCGCGTCCAAGCTCTACGACGGGCTGACCGCCCTCGACGCCGACCGGCAGCCGCAGCCGAACCTCGCTGCGGCCGCCCCCGTCGCGGCCGCCGACGGGCTGTCCTGGACGGTGTCGCTCAAGCCCGGCGTCACCTTCCACGACGGCACGGCCCTCGACGCCACCGACGTGGTGGCCACCTACCGGGCCGTGCTCGACCCGACGAAGGCGGCGACGGTCGCCTCCGGCTACCCGATGCTGCGCGACGTCGTGGCCCTCGACCCGGCCACCGTGCGGTTCGACCTGTCGAGCCCGTTCCTGCTCTTCCCGGGCCGGCTGACGCTGCCGATCGTGCCCGCCGAGCAGGTCGCGGCGCCCGGCCCGGCGTCGGACCTCGCGCTCGGCACGAGGCCGGTCGGCACCGGGCCCTACCGGCTCGTCGAGTGGCGCCAGGGCTCGTCGATGGTGCTCGAGGCGAACCCGACCTACCACGGCGGCGCACCCGCCGTCCGGCGGATCACGATCGTCTTCGCGACCGACGACAACACCCGCGCCCAGCGCGTCGCCGCCGGCGAGTTCGACGGCACCGTGCTGCCGCCCGCGCTCGCGAAGGGCATCGCGGGCCAGGCCCAGGGGATGGTGCTGCGCGAGCACGCCAGCGCGGACTACCGGACGATCACGATGCCGTTCGCGAACCCGGTGACGGCCGACCCCGCGATCCGCCAGGCGCTCAACCGCGCCGTGAACCGTCAGGGGATGATCGACGCCCTCCTGGCCGGCCAGGGGACCCCCGCCAGCACGCCGGTCCCGCCGGTGCTGCCGGAGGAGGTCGAGCCCGCGGCCCAGTTCCCGTTCGACCCCGCGGCCGCGAACGCGATGCTCGACGCGGCCGGCTGGGTGCGGGGCGCCGACGGCGTCCGGGCCCGCGGCGCGCTGCCCGCGCGGTTCACCCTGATGTACAACCCCGCCGACACCGTCCGCCGCGACCTCGCGCAGGCCTTCGCCTCCGACGCCCGCGCGATCGGGGTCGACGTCCGGCTCGAGGGTCTGGGCTGGGACGCCATCGAGCCCCGCATGGGCGCCGATGCGGTGGTCCTCGGCGGCGGCAACCCATTCGACACCGCCTTCAAGTCCTGGCAGCTGCTGGCCTCCGCGAACGCCGCGGACGGCTTCAACAACCCGGGCTCGTACCGGAACGCGACCGTCGACCAGGCGCTCGGGGCCGCCCTCGCCGCCCCCGACCGCGCCACCCGGGCCGCGGAGCTGCGCCGCTTCCAGCTCGCCTACGCGGCCGACCCGGGCATGGTGTTCCTGACCTTCCTCGGCCACAGCTACCTCACCCGCGACCGCTTCGACGGCTACCAGCCGGTCGTCGAGCCGCACACCCACGGCACCACGTGGGGCCCCTGGTGGAACGTC
- a CDS encoding superoxide dismutase — translation MAEYSLPDLPYDYGALEPHISGKIMELHHDKHHNTYVTGLNTAIDALAEAREKDTIGTTALLWEKNLAFNYGGHINHTVFWQNLSPDGGDKPTGDLASAIDRDFGSFELFQKHFTSVATTIQGSGWSILGFDTLARKLRIFQLYDQQANVPLGIIPVVMLDMWEHAFYLDYLNVKPDYVKAWWNVVNWADAAQRFESAQGTQLV, via the coding sequence ATGGCGGAGTACTCCCTGCCCGACCTGCCCTACGACTACGGCGCCCTCGAGCCCCACATCTCGGGCAAGATCATGGAGCTGCACCACGACAAGCACCACAACACCTACGTCACCGGTCTGAACACCGCGATCGACGCCCTCGCGGAGGCCCGCGAGAAGGACACGATCGGCACGACGGCGCTGCTGTGGGAGAAGAACCTCGCCTTCAACTACGGCGGGCACATCAACCACACCGTCTTCTGGCAGAACCTCTCCCCGGACGGCGGGGACAAGCCGACCGGCGACCTCGCCTCGGCGATCGACCGGGACTTCGGCTCCTTCGAGCTGTTCCAGAAGCACTTCACGTCGGTCGCGACGACGATCCAGGGCTCCGGCTGGTCGATCCTCGGGTTCGACACGCTCGCCCGGAAGCTGCGCATCTTCCAGCTCTACGACCAGCAGGCCAACGTGCCGCTGGGGATCATCCCCGTGGTCATGCTCGACATGTGGGAGCACGCCTTCTACCTGGACTACCTCAACGTCAAGCCGGACTACGTGAAGGCCTGGTGGAACGTCGTGAACTGGGCCGACGCCGCCCAGCGCTTCGAGTCCGCGCAGGGCACCCAGCTGGTCTGA
- a CDS encoding cyclic nucleotide-binding domain-containing protein, whose product MAQSLARAVPPGTPELAVSPFLLAETGPVAGRLAALGVPRRLRSGDLVMRQGEISGCLYILTSGRLRLSLLRPDGGERVLGYAEPGASVGETACVDRAARAATAVAVVDSEVLAVSREVLLAAARTDPELLLEVARRVAHKQHVLHLHLALDALPARERMVLLLTHLADAHGEPGPDGLVRLRLQLGVDDLAAIVGLTRVTASRELSRLVAEGVLLKQRRSFVVRDRPALRRLTAAVAV is encoded by the coding sequence GTGGCGCAGTCCCTCGCGCGCGCGGTGCCCCCGGGGACCCCCGAGCTCGCCGTCTCGCCGTTCCTGCTCGCCGAGACCGGCCCCGTCGCGGGTCGGCTCGCCGCCCTCGGCGTGCCCCGGCGCCTGCGCTCCGGGGACCTCGTCATGCGCCAGGGCGAGATCTCCGGCTGCCTCTACATCCTGACGTCGGGTCGGCTCCGGCTCTCGCTGCTGCGTCCCGACGGCGGGGAGCGCGTCCTGGGCTACGCCGAGCCCGGCGCGAGCGTGGGGGAGACCGCCTGCGTCGACCGCGCGGCCCGGGCGGCGACCGCCGTCGCCGTCGTCGACTCCGAGGTCCTCGCCGTGTCCCGCGAGGTCCTGCTCGCCGCCGCCCGCACCGACCCGGAGCTGCTCCTCGAGGTCGCCCGGCGGGTGGCGCACAAGCAGCACGTGCTGCACCTGCACCTCGCCCTCGACGCGCTCCCGGCCCGCGAGCGCATGGTGCTGCTGCTGACCCACCTCGCCGACGCCCACGGCGAGCCCGGGCCGGACGGCCTCGTCCGCCTCCGCCTCCAGCTCGGCGTGGACGACCTCGCGGCGATCGTCGGCCTCACCCGCGTGACCGCCTCCCGCGAACTCTCCCGCCTGGTCGCGGAGGGTGTCCTGCTCAAGCAGCGGCGCTCCTTCGTCGTGCGCGACCGCCCTGCCCTGCGCCGCCTCACGGCCGCCGTCGCGGTCTAG
- a CDS encoding MFS transporter translates to MTGTVIEFYDFFIYGTAAALVFNKVFFPELGAAAGTALALATFGVAFVARPFGSVLFGHFGDKLGRKKTLVTTLLLMGLSTLAIGLLPSTGVIGWLAPALLVLLRVLQGLAVGGEWAGATLLTAENAPAKVRGKYALYPQLGPSVAFALASATFLTTALTMSNEAFLAWGWRIPFIGSVLLVALGLYVRLAITETAAFAKRNEAQVATRLPVTEVLTRQPRTVLLAAGSTMAVFAFFYIGVTYLTSYGTQQLGLPRPTVLAMGIIGGLVFAATTIAGAILSDRVGRRKMVIIGNALSVVGGVIAFPIIDLGTAASFGLGLSIVLGVVGIAYGPIGAQLPELFPTRYRYTGAGMSYNLAGVLGGGVVPLIATALVATYATSLAIGVLLAGLSVVSLVCTLLLPDSVDESISAEAVAPVAA, encoded by the coding sequence ATGACGGGCACCGTCATCGAGTTCTACGACTTCTTCATCTACGGCACGGCCGCCGCGCTCGTGTTCAACAAGGTGTTCTTCCCGGAGCTCGGGGCGGCGGCCGGGACCGCGCTGGCGCTGGCGACCTTCGGTGTCGCCTTCGTCGCCCGGCCCTTCGGTTCGGTCCTGTTCGGGCACTTCGGTGACAAGCTCGGCCGCAAGAAGACGCTGGTCACCACCCTGCTGCTGATGGGGCTCTCGACCCTCGCGATCGGCCTGCTGCCCTCGACCGGCGTCATCGGCTGGCTCGCACCGGCGCTGCTCGTCCTCCTCCGCGTCCTGCAGGGCCTCGCCGTCGGCGGGGAGTGGGCGGGCGCCACGCTGCTCACCGCGGAGAACGCGCCGGCCAAGGTGCGCGGCAAGTACGCGCTCTACCCGCAGCTCGGCCCGTCGGTCGCGTTCGCGCTGGCCAGCGCCACCTTCCTCACCACCGCCCTCACGATGTCCAACGAGGCCTTCCTCGCCTGGGGTTGGCGCATCCCGTTCATCGGCAGCGTCCTGCTCGTGGCCCTGGGCCTCTACGTGCGGCTCGCGATCACCGAGACGGCGGCGTTCGCGAAGCGCAACGAGGCCCAGGTCGCGACGCGGCTCCCGGTCACCGAGGTGCTCACGCGCCAGCCGAGGACGGTGCTGCTCGCGGCCGGCTCGACGATGGCCGTGTTCGCCTTCTTCTACATCGGCGTCACGTACCTGACGAGCTACGGCACGCAGCAGCTCGGCCTGCCGCGCCCGACCGTGCTCGCCATGGGCATCATCGGCGGGCTCGTCTTCGCCGCCACCACGATCGCCGGCGCGATCCTCTCCGACCGGGTCGGGCGTCGGAAGATGGTGATCATCGGCAACGCCCTGTCCGTCGTCGGCGGCGTCATCGCCTTCCCGATCATCGACCTGGGCACCGCGGCCTCGTTCGGCCTCGGTCTGTCGATCGTGCTCGGCGTCGTCGGCATCGCCTACGGCCCGATCGGTGCCCAGCTGCCCGAGCTGTTCCCGACCCGCTACCGCTACACCGGCGCCGGCATGTCCTACAACCTCGCCGGCGTCCTCGGCGGCGGCGTGGTCCCGCTCATCGCCACCGCCCTCGTCGCCACCTACGCGACGAGCCTCGCGATCGGCGTCCTCCTCGCGGGTCTCTCGGTCGTCAGCCTGGTCTGCACGCTGCTGCTGCCCGACTCCGTCGACGAGTCCATCAGCGCCGAGGCCGTGGCCCCCGTGGCGGCCTGA
- a CDS encoding heavy metal translocating P-type ATPase, whose amino-acid sequence MTALDDRPAAPPARAPRRSLLLRLPEARWAGLALAAFAVGGLLVLVGAPVRAWGPVLAVCYAAGGWEPALEGLRALRERRLDVDLLMVVAALGAAAIGQVVDGALLIVIFATSGALEAWATARTEASVGGLLDLAPARATRLVDGLEEEVRAEELTVGDVVLVRPGDAVPADGVVLDGAAEVDQSSITGEPLPVPRSVGAEVYAGTVAAGGALTVRVARPAGESVVARIAELVEEAARTKARTQLFIEKVEQRYSIGVVVATLAIFTVPLVLGATLDDALLRAMTFMIVASPCALVLATMPPLLAAVANAGRRGLLVRSAQVMERLGAVDAVVLDKTGTVTVGAPRVVGHPDDEVLALAAAVEARSEHPLGRAVVAAARERGLVVAEVADFSAEPGVGVRGTVGGRRVGVGRAATPPREGNPHATPRREGNPRATRALGSSPRDTDPDSATTLVDVTDLGTGRVLGTLAIADGLRPDAADAVADLAARTVVPPVLATGDRADAARGMADRLGIADVRADLLPEDKVHVVEGLRADGHTVAVVGDGVNDAPALAGADVGMAMGGAELTMRAADVVVLGDDLRRLPWLLDLGRRARRTVIANLVVAGTIIVGLVTWDLVGHLPLALGVAGHEGSTILVALNGLRLLRGPRRPS is encoded by the coding sequence GTGACCGCCCTCGACGACCGCCCTGCCGCACCCCCGGCGCGTGCCCCGCGCCGGTCGCTCCTGCTCCGGCTGCCCGAGGCGCGCTGGGCCGGGCTCGCCCTCGCCGCGTTCGCCGTCGGCGGGCTGCTGGTGCTCGTCGGCGCGCCGGTCCGGGCGTGGGGGCCCGTCCTCGCGGTCTGCTACGCGGCGGGCGGCTGGGAGCCGGCCCTCGAGGGGCTGCGGGCGCTGCGCGAGCGGCGCCTCGACGTCGACCTGCTCATGGTCGTCGCCGCGCTCGGTGCGGCCGCGATCGGGCAGGTCGTCGACGGCGCGCTGCTCATCGTCATCTTCGCGACCTCGGGTGCGCTCGAGGCCTGGGCGACGGCCCGGACCGAGGCGTCGGTCGGCGGGCTGCTCGACCTCGCGCCGGCCCGGGCGACCCGGCTGGTGGACGGCCTCGAGGAGGAGGTGCGCGCCGAGGAGCTGACGGTCGGCGACGTCGTCCTGGTCCGGCCCGGTGACGCCGTCCCCGCCGACGGCGTCGTGCTCGACGGGGCCGCGGAGGTGGATCAGTCGAGCATCACCGGCGAGCCGCTCCCGGTGCCCAGGTCGGTGGGCGCCGAGGTCTACGCGGGCACCGTGGCCGCGGGGGGCGCCCTGACGGTGCGGGTCGCCCGGCCGGCGGGGGAGTCGGTCGTCGCCCGGATCGCCGAGCTCGTCGAGGAGGCGGCGCGCACGAAGGCGCGGACCCAGCTGTTCATCGAGAAGGTCGAGCAGCGCTACTCGATCGGCGTCGTCGTCGCGACCCTCGCGATCTTCACGGTGCCGCTCGTCCTCGGCGCGACCCTCGACGACGCCCTCCTGCGCGCCATGACCTTCATGATCGTCGCCTCGCCGTGTGCGCTGGTGCTCGCGACGATGCCGCCCCTGCTCGCCGCGGTGGCGAACGCCGGACGGCGCGGACTCCTGGTGCGCTCGGCCCAGGTGATGGAACGGCTCGGTGCTGTCGACGCGGTGGTGCTGGACAAGACGGGGACCGTGACGGTCGGGGCGCCCCGGGTCGTCGGTCACCCCGACGACGAGGTGCTCGCCCTCGCCGCCGCCGTGGAGGCGCGCAGCGAGCACCCGCTGGGGCGGGCGGTCGTCGCGGCGGCCCGCGAGCGGGGGCTCGTCGTCGCCGAGGTCGCCGACTTCAGCGCGGAGCCCGGCGTCGGGGTGCGGGGCACCGTGGGCGGCCGCCGGGTCGGGGTGGGCCGCGCGGCGACCCCTCCGCGCGAGGGGAACCCTCACGCCACCCCCCGTCGTGAGGGGAACCCTCGTGCCACAAGAGCGCTCGGATCCTCCCCTCGCGACACGGACCCCGACTCCGCCACCACCCTCGTCGACGTCACCGACCTCGGCACCGGCCGCGTTCTCGGCACCCTCGCGATCGCCGACGGGCTGCGCCCCGACGCCGCGGACGCGGTCGCCGATCTCGCCGCCCGCACGGTCGTCCCCCCGGTCCTCGCCACCGGCGACCGTGCCGACGCGGCCCGGGGCATGGCCGACCGACTGGGAATCGCGGACGTCCGGGCGGACCTGCTCCCCGAGGACAAGGTGCACGTGGTCGAGGGGCTGCGGGCCGACGGGCACACCGTGGCGGTCGTCGGGGACGGGGTGAACGACGCCCCGGCGCTGGCGGGTGCGGACGTCGGCATGGCGATGGGCGGCGCGGAACTGACGATGCGCGCGGCCGACGTGGTCGTGCTCGGCGACGACCTGCGGCGCCTGCCCTGGCTGCTCGACCTCGGTCGCCGGGCCCGCCGGACCGTGATCGCGAACCTCGTCGTCGCGGGCACGATCATCGTGGGGCTCGTGACCTGGGACCTCGTCGGACACCTGCCGCTCGCCCTCGGCGTGGCGGGCCACGAGGGGTCGACGATCCTCGTCGCCCTCAACGGGCTGCGCCTGCTGCGGGGTCCCCGCCGCCCGAGCTGA
- a CDS encoding ArsR/SmtB family transcription factor, with protein sequence MGHGTDGNTPTLSKDAVDAVARTMHALSTPSRVHLLLRLREEARTVGELVADVGMEQSAVSHQLRVLRHLGLVVGERDGRQIRYRLHDEHVAQLLDEAVFHVEHLTTGRVDP encoded by the coding sequence ATGGGTCACGGCACCGACGGGAACACCCCGACGCTGTCGAAGGACGCCGTGGACGCGGTCGCGCGCACGATGCACGCACTCTCGACGCCGAGCCGGGTCCACCTGCTGCTCCGGCTGCGCGAGGAGGCGCGGACGGTGGGCGAACTCGTGGCCGACGTGGGCATGGAGCAGTCGGCGGTGTCCCACCAGCTCCGCGTGCTCCGGCACCTCGGGCTCGTGGTCGGGGAGCGCGACGGGCGGCAGATCCGCTACCGGCTGCACGACGAGCACGTCGCCCAACTGCTCGACGAGGCCGTCTTCCACGTCGAGCACCTGACCACCGGCCGCGTGGATCCCTAG